Below is a window of Perca flavescens isolate YP-PL-M2 chromosome 12, PFLA_1.0, whole genome shotgun sequence DNA.
CGTCTATGGAAAATTCTCTGAACGAAGGACTCAGTCCTTGGTGGAATTCGGAGGATCCTCGACATTGGAACAGTCCTTCGACGGACGTTGATGACGTAGCATCCTCGAAATTCCGGCTTCGAAGGATCCTTCCTTGACATTGACAAACACctagaaaaaaggaaaaacaggttaaacatgaaatttttttatttggaaaaaaatttgatatttgaacacatttttcagtttttccaaatgtctgtttgtgcttagaaaatttaaCTGATAATCATTACACGGACCCTCTCCCCTCTGCATGTCATACTAGTGGAAAACCCTCCTCCCGCCTTTTTCTTACCCTCCTCATTGGCACACATTTGGAAACTCACGTTGCTTTCTCTTAAATGACTGGCTCTTGAAACTGGAGGTTGGTCATAGTCGAAAGAGGAGGAGACAAGGGTGACAGGCTCATGACTTGGAAGTATTTATTTGTAGAATTTGCGGGTAAAGGTCAAGTGTCCGTAATACCGTGATGTCCGGAATACAGTGAGTCTACGTTACCAAACTTCCATTGTgattttaaagtttatttttaccCAGCTTATTACCAAATGACACTATGTAAAATTAATTTTGGGACATTTTAGTAAGATAGTAGTTTGTTTCTGTAAAGTCGGCATTAAATCTGATTAACAATTGATTTTGAAAACGGGGTTCGGAGTGCCAACAGTCAGAAAACGTCAGTAATTAGACGGTGCCAGTTTTCGTTGGCTTCAAAACACCCTGATGAGCATTGTCATCTGTTAGCATAATTTTCTTACCGATATATCACTAACATTGATTACTTAAATATATTATGGATTCGTGctgttaaaagaaaacatttgtgcTACTTCGGTTTTTACGTTATCAGGCGTTATTGGTTACACGGCTactatttaataataaataaattacattattataattaaaCGGGAAAAAAAGACTTAATAAAACCCTTTTAAAGGAAAACTTTGCAGAACAATTTAATTCAAGTGaatttattagggcccgagcgccgacagcggcgaaggccctattgaaactgaaggaattattgtttgtttgtattattattttcccgtcaaatgaattggctttttgaggggcttaatatattcaaaaactcaccaaacttGGCGgacgcatcaagtctggtgaaaatttacgtattttaagggtttcgggaataggcgcacaaaaatggctcgctagcgccccctagaaagttaagaaaattgagcccctgcagtgcgtttaacgtagactcacgaaacttggtacacatatgtaacatgtcaagttGTACAAAAAACTTAATTAGAGCCGTTTAAgttagagtcttgtgtgaggtgtcattgaactcagcagagacttccttcttcattggtgatggtttggcccgccccctatgtgtaagccacgcccccttccatacatgctgacccatttaaggtagagtcttgtgtgaggtataattcatctcagcagaggcttcatttttaattggtgatggttggacccgccccctatgctttagccacgccccggACATGAGGTTAAGAAGGTGGACATTTTTACAGAAAGTGTAAAAGTAGTTCTCTAATTGGgccatctttgttgtttttttgcaataCTCTCTTGCAATTACTTATTCCCGTGTTGCTTTTAGCCATCTACACATTTTTGCAATTTCTTTTAATCTGTGCTGGCTCTCATCTTCTTTATTCTTAagaatcttttttaaatatatattgtcattaaatattgaattttattttccttGATTGTGAGGTCTTTCTGTAATGTTAAGATTACACTCCCCATGTAGTCGAACAAGttaaacctaacctaacctgcTCTGGAGCAGGCATGTGAATATGTAAGTATTTGGCATGCCTGGCCGAATGCCATGGTATTTGCAAAGGGCCAATTCAAATTGAAATACAGCCATAGATATTACACATTTTCTACCACAACCGTTCATGGAAAAAAATCATGCACATTGTCCACATTGAGAATCTCTACACTAGGCCAGACATGGgggactcgagtcacatgacttAACTCGAGTTAGACTCGAGTCGCAAAttttaggacttgagacttgcttgattaacattcataaaagactcgacttgactttgacttggtattcatgacttgagacttgacttagacttgagtcaaatgacttgaaatgacttgattttctgtttaataaatatatttcccCCCCTCTGATATTGAGGAGGAATTCACTTTTCGATTTTAGTGCTGTTGCATGCGCAGGAACTGTTGATATGATCGCGCGGCGGCAGACCGTcagtaaacaacactggctatgGCTAGTAACTTAACGTCATGGATCCCTCTCATGGGcaccgataccgtgggtgctcgagctccggagcacccacggaaaatactgaccgcccacgtgtgccagactggaATGGAAATGTtggtatgacttgacttgtgacttgcttgaccaaagctatgacttgacttgacttgcttgattgtcacaaaaaatgacttggacttgcttgagacttgaaggttaagacttgagacttacttgcgacttgcccatgtgtgacttactcccatctctgCACTAGGCCCTATGTATAAAACACCTATTGCAGGTCCTGGTGCTCAACATCTGGAACCTGATGTTAGCATCAACAGGGAAGGTGTAACTGAAGCCCTTGTTGAATGCTACCAGACCATGCAGATCGTCTGGTAGTCACAGTTCCACTCCACACGGACAGCTCACCTGTGGCTCATTTATAGTGCTTAAGCTGATTGCAAAGTGAACTAATTATCTAAAACAGTTTTCACATGTGACAGTGTGCCAGACAGTTGGCAAAATAgtgtaaataatacaaatacatgtgTATAGTTTTGCTAGGAGTGTGTTGATCATttggaaaatgaatgtaaagcaatgagatgtgtttacagttcCGCAAAAAAAAGAGTGCTGTGCAGTGGATTGTACCTACAGTTTTGCAGTGTGTGTTACAAAATTGCAAACTGAGTGCAAAGCAgtgtttgtgcttttattttttgcaaacTCATTGAGTGGTTTTGCTATAAGTATTAATAGTTTCAGAAATTGTGCTATGACAATCACAGTTAGGGTTTAagcattcagaaaaaaaactgtaaaggcaGTCAGCGCCTGATTTTTCACTGCCTTGCTGGTAGTGAACATGAAGAGTCCCACTTCCACAAACAATCTGGAAAGAGCATAAACAAAGAGCAAAGATgcgttttttttagttttggttAGTATTTGACCTGCAAAATCGGAACACTGATGGACAACTTTGTGGAGTGGACTGGTAGGAATCACCTGCTGCTGAACGTGGATAAGACCAGAGAGATGGTGATTGACTTCAGGAGAAAGGGACGGGCTCCGCAGCCCCTGTGCATTCTGGGTGGAGATGTGGACATGGTTGAGGAGTACAGATACCTGGGTGTCAACATCAACAACAGGCTGAAATgaaaaatatacagtactgcTGTTTACAAGAAGGGGATGAGCAGATTCTATTTCCTGAGGGAGCTGAGATTCTTCAATGTGTTCAGCAgaatgttggagatgttctaccagccTGTTGTGGCCAGCGCTCTGTTCTCCTCCGCCATCTGCTGGGGCAGCAGCATCGGAGCCAGCAACACAAACATGCCACACAGTTGTATATATCCCGGCTACGGTTTCAAAGCAATAGATGTTGTGCTCTGTGCGTGATCTCACGCGGTAGCAGCCGAGAGGAGTATTattagtagggctgcacaattatggccaaaatgatcatcacgattaattatcacaattatttgttgattttaaccaaaacaaattatattgtcacataggctaattataactgcttttacatccatattgtgctacattcctccttagttgaaggatactgtgaaggagtatgccatttcagctgttgtgcaacTGCTTTCCACACATGCATTTTTGCCgtgaaagatacaggcaacgcaattttctgttcacatTAACGGCGCATGTGGTGCCTGGTATCTACCGGACGAAATAGCAACTCGGATTTCTGTGGCTCATTACACTGCCacttacatgtctgcgttgctctctgatgctccgaaacccacgttagaggcaacataaacatcgctgcatgtcacgctagtaaacactaatgacacgttacacagcaggtaacattagcctacctttagctgcagtaaacactaaaaacatgttacacagcaggtaatgttagcctaccattagctacagtaaacactaatgacacattacacagcaggtaacgttagcctaccgttagctacagtgaacactaataacacattacacagcAGGAAACGTTAGCCTGcagttagctacagtaaacactaataacacattacacagcaggtaacgttggcctaccgttagctacagtagtaactggattaaatgcggctaaaatgctgacagctaaacagtgtagtGTGACTATacttcactggagaggattccaacaacgGGACGTCCAACATTGTGCcactaaagctatgagctaaaagactcaaactagcactggtcactgctgttgtctgaaaaaccacacagacgggacaaaatgttgcgtttactggtaaactggtaaacatcgtGACCGGCTTATGATGACCGACTGCTATCTATTGTGAAATTTTCCTCacgttactctgtcctctgtgacggtCTCCATCTAAACTAAGCTGCGCGGTGCAAGGgaaaaactctgattggctcatggaggcacgtgatcagacagtggtttatggagcgctagattggctttgcaaaaacttttGATAAGGAGCATTCTATGAATggaatgacacattttaaatatcgctcaATCACTCAAATTTGATcatgggaagccaaaatcgtgatcgtgattaaaatttgattaattgtgcagccctaattaccccactaataatagcggggtaatttacgagatacaaaccatTAGTGCCTACACtaagctgataacgctaactcgaccaacgtactaacaagggaaaaaagcttatggggggttgtttggctcgaggtcaaggtgcaaagcagcctagggtgaaattactccgaaccatcactttaaattcacattttacaacatgtcaaaattagttttaattgtttttattaatagGCAAGATAaaagttacttttttttgtttgtttttttaagcttaTGGTCCACTTAGGAGTCAACAAGTCACAGTAAAACAGGGTGATGGCGCGTTTACTTCCCCCGCcaggaaccaagacaccgctttattacattagactcgaacggttgcggttacattcggtctcgacATATTATTTACACACTCATACTGACCGACACTAGACTCACGCACTggccacggttacattcggtagcCTGGTGGGTGGTCTCCTCGTGACAGTCTAACTACCAAGTACcaacattcacttctaacatttaacataactaccaagataacattacgtgtatttgtatgtgatataatactttccccttggtaatgtagcctatgaatttCTATGAACACCATTCTAAAATTCaagagacataaaggcttctgctatcggttgataactcaaacttgccgagaacctagacacccgtttgattacataGACTCATGCAGTACCTTCGGTTACtgtccttacggtctcgttcagtagcctggtgcgcggtctcctcatgacagcctacctaccattcacttctcttttttttaagattattttttgggggcattttcagcctttatcttgacaggacagatgaagacatgaaagggaagagagagggggaatgacatgcagcaaagggccgcaggtcagagtcgaacctgggcccactgcatcgaggagtaagcctctatatatgggcgcccgctctaccaactgagctatccgggcgcccaacATTCActcttaacataactaccaagataacatgacgtgtatttgtacGTGATGTACTTCCCCAttgataatgtgtgaattgccatgaacacaattatccaagatgcaccagaaacaaggcttggttaataactcaaacttgccaagttgcacggttacattcggtctcgtttaGTAGCCTGGTGCACGGTCTtggtagctcatttcctgattgattctaccaccaccactccaatGGAGgtgctaatgagctagattactacacgcacagtagcagaagaataccagcaacacacacaaatgaggtaaaagaaaaaaaacaggagtgagtcggtttaCGGTAGGTTTCCACACTAATTTCGCTTTGCTCTCATTGAGGTTGAATGGAGACGAAATTCGCCCTGATTGAGCGAGATAAGAGCGAATGGCCGAGGGGAGTGAAATAAAGTTGAcgaaagtttaactttattcaaatgaggaccactcgagaaccaatcaagtccgtgtgtttgtgtttggaggcGGGAGTTACCAAAAAAAGTCTGACCAAGATGGCGGAGGTTATCAGCGCCGTATCATGAAAATGTtgatgtgattaaaatgtttctacacGAACATCGGTACTTCtatcaacacaaattgtgttttatatgacaCACAAACTTAGTTAGGGCATATACACCACTAAATAGATCACTGtatatgttagtttaaacactcaaacttttcagctagccgacaggctaatcgctagcatgttcggacattggatttcattgtagcctagccaggtagctagctagctaggctacttgtgcattttttttattacatgttttgttggcGAACATTGACGCTTGTAGCAACACggattgttgtttatatgtcacacaaacttaaacagggcaaacacacaccaccaaatagaccactgtagatagtttaaacactcaaaatgatgCAGCTAGCCGACAGGTCACCCGCTAGCATGTTTGGACATTGCATTTCATTCTAAGCATAGCAAGGCAGCTAGGCTACATAGCCAGGTTACCAGAGCATTTATGAACATTTTGCCGATGGTTTGCTGCTATGCATTTTTACCGCCCTGTCTACTGACAGCCCGggatatttaaaaacattttgcagtctTGCGTGTTGTTTTCGCAACCAAGGTTACCAAGGAGCTTGGCTATTTTTTTATGTCTCCAGGGCTCTTATTGTGCTTTAGAGTTTTTTACTCCACATTGAAAATCAACATGTACTGCAATGCTTCGATGTTGTCCGGCAGTCTCACTCTCAACTTGTTAGCGAGGGAGATGATGAAGGCTACACACCACTTTCGGACATTGCTTTCCTCCTCAGGCGCAAGATGGAGTTCAGCTGCCTTGGACTCAAAAAGGTAACCAAGGTAGGGTTTGGGACTGATGTATCCATCTATTCGCCTTATTCACCTACGTCATCATCTTAAACCAAAACGAGGCTGTGTTGTAGGCTAACTGTCATAACGTTACCAACAATGCCGCCGCATTGTTGTGTTCCCAAATGTACTTcttccaaaagaaagaaatcctATACAGGTCAAACGTTCCATCGTTTCCCCAAAGATCATGTACTTTGCCGTGAATGGATTCACAAAATAAGAAGAGATCCAGGTCGCCACTTCAAGGTAAGATATTAACATTAGCTTACGAACTACGCTAACTTTAGCTAGCCATATTTACGTTAACTAGCTAGCATAGAGATACCTAGCTAAACCTTTTGGCTAAATAGACATGGCTTGATAAGCCACGAACCGGTACTTTTTAAGTTATAACGAGCGAGGGGCTGATTCGGGGGTAAAGTTAAGCAAGTTGTAGCTCTTTAGACTAGCCTGGTCTGCTAAGCCGTGGCTAACCGTGTCTTACAGCAGAATATAAACAAGACGTGACCTGTGCCTGTTTATGATAACCATTGCTAATCTAGACCAAGTTAAGCACACAACTATAAACAGTAACATCCATTCAATATCTAACGTTACAGATCCACGGGGACACAAAAGTATGTTCAGATCACTTCAAAGAAGAGTCTTTTTTGAAGACCCTGGTTGGCATGCGAAAGTTGAAGAAGGGTGCTGTTCCAACATTGTTTGCCTGGACTGATAGCACCGTGAGGCCTGCAAGGAGGTCTATCGTCAGAGGAACTACAAGGTATATTTCTGTGCAGTTACATTCTTAGTCCATAATGTTTTTAAGACCTCTTTTCATGTGACTAAGTTTCAGTAATACTGCTTTCCAGTAATGCAACCACTGCAGTTGTTGAAGAGGATGTCCAGCAGGGTGATGTAAATTCCAATGAGTTAAGGTAAGTGACGTGTATCTCTCTGAACATAATTTTTCCCCCTATCTGATTGCTAGGATCAGAGGAATTCTGTTAGAAAATACAGTAGCTATTGACTCAGTACACTCTCAGTGCCTCCTGTTTATTTAACATAacaactatatataatatagccAGGTTAAGAGAGCCCCCTTTGTGACATAAAAAATTCTGGCTTTTGGCTCAACATACCTAGCTAACCCATCAACCTCACTTTGTAGTACACCCCTCTGTAGTTACCACTTAATCCTTTTGAAAATCTAAAACATGAAAATGATAAATATTGTACCCGGATATATTTCATTCTGTCTGGGATCTAACCTTTCAAAAAGTAATATCTCTTTGTAGTAAACAATACTGAGTGTTAAAAAACTAATATTATTCTATATATTGTTGGTGGTGACAGCAGATTTCCAGAGCAGCTTATGTTGGAGGTGACTGCTACTGACCTGTTCTACTTAGGGAAATATCACTTTTAAGAGAAAAGCATTGTTTTGCAAATGACTGGCCTCAGATGGGAGATTGATTACTAGTTTAAAATATGTTCTCCTAAAATTATGTCCCTCAATATTGCCCTTGCAGTACAGAGACGGCCCCTCCACACCCCGATCATGATTATGCTGAACTGCCCCCGCCACTGGAGGAGCAACTTAAGGAAGCCCACAAGATGATCAACGATCAAGCAGAATTAATTGCACGTCTTCAAACCAAGCGGTTTCTCCTTTCAAGATTCCAAGGCGATGATAAGAACATCATGTTTTTCACAGGCTTTCCTGATTACAACACACTGAAAGCAGTGTTTATGGCCCTACAGCCTACTGCAGAAAACATGGTAGGGTGGAGTCAGGCACAGCGAATAAGGCAAGCTGACGGGGAAATTGTAAGGCAGGGGTTTAGCATTCCTAAACTGGCCGTCATTGACcagttttttctatttctttgtcGTCTTAGGCAAGGTTTTCCTGAACAGGACCTTGCAGTGCGCTTTGATGTGTCACAGTCAACTGTAAGCAGGATCTGTGTAACCTGGGCAAACTATCTACAATTCATGTTAGGATCACTTCCAATTTGGCCTTCGAGAGAAACTGTAAACGAGCTCATGCCTCCTTGTTTCCAAAGCACTTTCCCACTTACAAGAGTTATATTAGATTGTACAGAAATACACGTGCAGAGGCCTAGTTCAAAAGTTCTCAACTCTGAAATCTACTCCCACTACAAAGGTAACACCACTTTTAAGGGCCTAGTTGGCATCTCTCCCTCAGGTTTAGTCACATTTGTCAGTGACCTGTATACAGGTTCGATATCTGACAAGGAGATCACAAGAGAATCAGGGATCCTGTGTCTACTTGAGGAAGGCGATGAGGTCATGGCGGATAAAGGATTTCTCATCAAGGACCTTCTCACTGAAATCAATGTCTCCCTTGTGATCCCGCCCTTTTTAGGCCCAAGTGGACATTTCAGCCAGGAAGAGGTGAGACAGACACAAGCCATAGCCAGACTTCGCATTCATGTTGAGCGTGCCATTAGGAGGATCAAAGAGTATCACATATTCGATACGGTCTTACCAATGACACTAGTGGGCTCTGTCAATCAACTGTGGACTGTTTGTGCCCTCTTGAGTAACTTCCAAGGGCCTCTGTTCTAAAGAGTGCCAGTGCACCCTTGAAATTGTCTTTTATGGACTGGTTTGAAATTATCCTGTCCACACCATGGAGCACACTGAATTACACTGACAGGTTGTTTTACAgtcaagttttttatttttaacagtgtttattttttatgtaatttttcattttttcatctactgcacagatgtgtgtgtgtgtgtgtgtgtgtgtgtgtgtgtgtgtgtgtgtgtgtgtgtgtgtgtgacattatCAGAAACATGTTACTTCacaaaaacttttaaatatAAAGCACTCTGAAATTTTAAAAAACCTGAAACctctgaaaaataaaacactacCTTTAAACATGGGCTCCTGTGTTTCATTTCATTGATGCTCTTTTTATGTACCTTTGTTGCACAAGGCAGGCAGGaagtatgtaaaaaagaaacTGTCAAGTTTGGATTTCATGTTTTCCCATTCTTCAGGGTTGAAGTGGACCCGCTCCAGGTGATGGTCCTGTTTGCACTGGACAAAGAAATCGCACCATGTCATACCGGTGATACCCATCTGTCCCACCATCTGGTAGTAATACTCATGGACTGTCTTCAGAGCATAGGTTCCATCGGGCTTGCAGTACAAGTATGCACAGTCTTTAAAACTGTCCTTGTCTGGACACTTGATTTCCAGAAGTCCGTAGGTTGGTTCTGCACTAATGTCACGCACTTTCCTATCAGGTGAGGTCCCCAGATGTGGGGCATGGGGGTTAATTACAAACCCGCAGGTGTAGATTTCATTGCCAGTGATTTCCTTGTATTCAGCAGCAGCAACTGGCTCCATTTCAAGGCCTCTCTTCATTGTTTTAGTTTGTGTCAACTGTTTCTCCTTCATGTTGGCTGCCAAACTGTCAAAATCTCTCACCCTGGAGCAGATTCTTttgaatgatgatgatgtcaggCGTTTGGCTCGTACTTGATGCCAGGTCTTGCTACTGCTTTGTCCTCTGGTTTCCATCTCTAGATGCTTTGCATCAGACAGTGTGACAGCCAGGCCACCATAGAAGAATGTTTCAGTATCATCTAGAGCAGTGCTAAA
It encodes the following:
- the LOC114564853 gene encoding uncharacterized protein LOC114564853 isoform X1 — its product is MRKNEAPYNIQVELSFEEPFIGKTTCNCKAGLGQCNHLIGLLYTLAHYIKMGYASVPPTASKTSLPQAWHVPSRTLGLTPRAVSTVTVSKVKPPLANAPPKKKQHSTKGIVSNLYCPVPLPLPSAEFAETLRSNLAKIGSKSQMLKLLEANCKQPADLVSTEFGDLPRGSVLTYQTQRPLSIFSENDPELPLPPQPCSFSTALDDTETFFYGGLAVTLSDAKHLEMETRGQSSSKTWHQVRAKRLTSSSFKRICSRVRDFDSLAANMKEKQLTQTKTMKRGLEMEPVAAAEYKEITGNEIYTCGFVINPHAPHLGTSPDRKVRDISAEPTYGLLEIKCPDKDSFKDCAYLYCKPDGTYALKTVHEYYYQMVGQMGITGMTWCDFFVQCKQDHHLERVHFNPEEWENMKSKLDSFFFTYFLPALCNKGT
- the LOC114564852 gene encoding uncharacterized protein LOC114564852 produces the protein MPPHCCVPKCTSSKRKKSYTGQTFHRFPKDHVLCREWIHKIRRDPGRHFKIHGDTKVCSDHFKEESFLKTLVGMRKLKKGAVPTLFAWTDSTVRPARRSIVRGTTSNATTAVVEEDVQQGDVNSNELSTETAPPHPDHDYAELPPPLEEQLKEAHKMINDQAELIARLQTKRFLLSRFQGDDKNIMFFTGFPDYNTLKAVFMALQPTAENMVGWSQAQRIRQADGEIVRQGFSIPKLAVIDQFFLFLCRLRQGFPEQDLAVRFDVSQSTVSRICVTWANYLQFMLGSLPIWPSRETVNELMPPCFQSTFPLTRVILDCTEIHVQRPSSKVLNSEIYSHYKGNTTFKGLVGISPSGLVTFVSDLYTGSISDKEITRESGILCLLEEGDEVMADKGFLIKDLLTEINVSLVIPPFLGPSGHFSQEEVRQTQAIARLRIHVERAIRRIKEYHIFDTVLPMTLVGSVNQLWTVCALLSNFQGPLF
- the LOC114564853 gene encoding uncharacterized protein LOC114564853 isoform X2, with protein sequence MCTTWKVELSFEEPFIGKTTCNCKAGLGQCNHLIGLLYTLAHYIKMGYASVPPTASKTSLPQAWHVPSRTLGLTPRAVSTVTVSKVKPPLANAPPKKKQHSTKGIVSNLYCPVPLPLPSAEFAETLRSNLAKIGSKSQMLKLLEANCKQPADLVSTEFGDLPRGSVLTYQTQRPLSIFSENDPELPLPPQPCSFSTALDDTETFFYGGLAVTLSDAKHLEMETRGQSSSKTWHQVRAKRLTSSSFKRICSRVRDFDSLAANMKEKQLTQTKTMKRGLEMEPVAAAEYKEITGNEIYTCGFVINPHAPHLGTSPDRKVRDISAEPTYGLLEIKCPDKDSFKDCAYLYCKPDGTYALKTVHEYYYQMVGQMGITGMTWCDFFVQCKQDHHLERVHFNPEEWENMKSKLDSFFFTYFLPALCNKGT
- the LOC114564853 gene encoding uncharacterized protein LOC114564853 isoform X3, with the protein product MRKNEAPYNIQPCSFSTALDDTETFFYGGLAVTLSDAKHLEMETRGQSSSKTWHQVRAKRLTSSSFKRICSRVRDFDSLAANMKEKQLTQTKTMKRGLEMEPVAAAEYKEITGNEIYTCGFVINPHAPHLGTSPDRKVRDISAEPTYGLLEIKCPDKDSFKDCAYLYCKPDGTYALKTVHEYYYQMVGQMGITGMTWCDFFVQCKQDHHLERVHFNPEEWENMKSKLDSFFFTYFLPALCNKGT